A region from the Triticum aestivum cultivar Chinese Spring chromosome 3D, IWGSC CS RefSeq v2.1, whole genome shotgun sequence genome encodes:
- the LOC123074791 gene encoding uncharacterized protein, translated as MGTVQVQGVAASGRMLSMEAEPKTLTLEQLKYAREAALYVVSTRTTEEAIRIFTEGLKPVRGVRKMGSSTTDSSDDDVELGSSEDSTPRGGGGTGCRTHGRSIKRDIATAPF; from the exons ATGGGGACGGTGCAGGTGCAAGGTGTGGCGGCGTCGGGGAGGATGCTGTCCATGGAGGCGGAGCCAAAGACGCTCACCCTCGAGCAGCTCAAGTACGCAAGG GAGGCGGCGCTGTACGTGGTGAGCACAAGGACGACTGAGGAAGCCATCAGGATCTTCACGGAAGGGCTCAAGCCAGTGCGGGGCGTAAGGAAGATGGGCTCCTCCACgacggactcgtcggacgacgacgTCGAGCTCGGCTCGTCGGAGGACTCGACGCCGCGCGGTGGCGGCGGCACGGGTTGCCGCACCCACGGACGCTCCATCAAGAGGGACATTGCCACTGCACCGTTCTAG